Below is a window of Nicotiana tabacum cultivar K326 chromosome 19, ASM71507v2, whole genome shotgun sequence DNA.
GCCTATGATTCCCAGCTTCATCATAGTTCTTGAAAGCTTCAAAGAAGTCTGTAGCTGCCTCTGCCCACTTTCTCTCCGCCATATGCATTTTACCTCCACATTCGCGAATGATTCCCATTATTCTTGGATGAGGGATTGCTGACTTGACTGAAAGTGCTTTGTTGTACAGTTCCTGGGATTATACTCATATTATGCATGAATTAGGGATTGAAAACGGCAGCTTATCAGTTCAAGCTATGTTGCTAGGATCCTCCAAAAAGACGACAGATGCGCTCGGGTCCTCCAAAAGAAAGTTATGCATTTTTAGAGGATCCGACATGGGTGCGTTGGCATTTTGGAAGCTCCGAGCAACATAGACCTCAAAAAGAtataaattaaggaaaatgaaatgTCAAGCAAGTTTTAAAGCAAGCATGCATCCTCTGTAATGTAATAGTTAATACGACTGGATAGATGTTTTCAAGATATTAATGCCAGAATAAATACCAGAAGGTTAAGAAATTATGGTCATAATACAGATATATACTCCGCATGGATATAAAGTTATAAACACATCAGGGTCTTCTGTGGCCCCACTTAAAATATCAGAAATTTAAAATATGAATGATTTCCCGTAGAGGGGTCATTTTTTGGCCCCATTCCAATAAATAGTGCGATCAAAAAGTTATGGCTTTTTTACTATTTGTCTACAACTTTTTGACCGTCTCATTTATTGGAATGAGGCCAAAGAAGACCCTTATACAGGAAGCATTCTTAAAATATTATGGCTCATTATTTTCAACGTGAAAATATTACCTCACTCATATTTGATCACATCTGAGTAGTAGATAACGCCTAAATAGTGAGATTTCGGGTAGAAATAGATTTGATCAAATCCTATTTTAGCAACTTTGACCGGACATTCCCTACCGAAAGAGCAGAAGTAATTTACGACTACTACAATTATAAGGTCTCTTTGATACCATGTTATAAATCTTTTCGGGAAGAGATGAAGAGAAGTTGTCTTCTCTCTAACTTAATACTTCCTCCGGTCCTTTTTATTGATCTTTTAGCATTTTTTATTTGGTCCAAAATATTGATTTTTTTATTGAGACATTGTACTTGTTGCACTGATGGACTATATTAAATACGATAGTAAAGCATTTGTTGCACTACttgattatatttattattatgacCGACCTTGATTTAATGTTGAAAATATACTCCCTCCTGTCCTTTTTATTTGATTGTTTAGCCTTTTGCACACCTATTAAGAAATCTACTTTGGAACATTAATTAAGAATGCTATTGACTAAATTAACCTTTATCTCTTCTCAAATTTACTCATAGGAAATTGTAAGGACTTTTTAGAAAATGGTTTAGATCATTTATTAGCAAGGTAACTTAGAAAAAATAATACTTTCTTGATTtttggaccaaataaaaaggaCCGAAGGGAGTAAGATAATATAGTTCAATGGTGCAATTAATGCATTACCGGAAAATCAAGGTTGTCGTAATAAATGCAGTTTAATTGTGCAAGAATGCCCAACTATCATAATTAATATACTAAAACAGCGTAACAAATGAATCATGCTCAATCTTTTATTGTCTTGACACAATCTCTgtaattttatgatattttcataAATAATACCTGTATATAGGTGTTTCTTGTAGCTCATTCATATCAagttagaataaaataagttaatttCGCCTCTTTCTCGACTGCTCCAGTGACTGTTCTAACCTTTTCAAGTCATTATTCTAGTCGTTTTTAAAGGGACATGTGCCACTATTCGTGTCAATATTCAGTGCTAACATGTCAATGTCGTCGTGTAGAGACATCTTTCTAATCAATGAGTAGCTAACACCAGGTCTCCATTAAGTGACATGCCACTATGCACTTATCCAGTCATCAAGGCCACATTACTAAGCATTAATTTTTTCAACATATCAAACTTGATTTTACAGCTTTTTATTTGCAAACATAAGTTGTTTCACCACATTGAGTTTAAAGATTGTATCTGAATACAAGATAATGTAACAGTGCATTTATCATCGCTACCAGTCAACGTTTAATTACCGCCAAGTATGGCATAAAACTGTTCGGCCATTGCCACGTTACTAAAGAGTAATCTTTTCAGCACACTCAACTTGATTCTCCAATTGATTTGAAAACCAAAGTTGTTTCACCATCCTAAGTTTGAGGAAACGTGTTGAGAAGAAAGCAACTAATTCAGCTAGGAGGTGCAATAAACTCACCATTGTCAAAGTCAAGTTTGGCTCCGCAATAACAAATATAGTAAAACTTTGTAATAAATTCATTGCTATCATAAATGTAATCAAGCGGTTCAACAAATAACTCACACTCAATCCTTCAGTAAATAATGCATATAATCTTAATTTTCTACCCTACATTCACATCTATAAATAGATAACTCTTGTAACCCAAATGCGTAAAGTAAATTGCCAATCAAGTTAGCACCAAGTTAGAGAAAAGACAACAATGACTCTCTTTCTTCCCCTCAAGATTTCTCACACTTATCAAAAGAATCCTTCTAAACCTACACTAGCCTAGAAATGGATAGAAAAGCTTCAATAAACGTAAATGTAAATATCATGATTTATGAACGATTGACAACTTCTGCGTTCAAGTTAAGGATCTCATCTAAATAGACTGCTCTACCAAAACCATTGTTAGAAGCAAAGTAAACATCTCTGAATGACAAGAAGAATAAGCTGCCTAATCCCCTGATACCTCACTGCCATTCTGCCTGTGTAGGTATATGATTGATTACAGCTGTTTAACCCTTTTCCTATGAGCGGTTCCTGGCTATTCTACAATCAGCATCCTACCGGTTCCGCTATAACTCCATTTATCACCAGGGCACATGCGCCTTATCAACAAACCGGCAAAGGATCGAGGAAATACAGAGAGAAACCAGAGAGCAGATTTTAACAGAATGAAGTTCAAtaatttgccctggtgatggacgcattaacacaccatattcatggggaggtgccatggtgtatgctaTTCGTTGATGACATAGttttgattgatgagtcgcgagccggtgttaacgaaagtctggaggtttggagacaggctctaaGGGtgtcaagttgagcaggacgaagacggaatacatggagtgtaagttcagcgttGAGCCGAGGGAAGTGGGCGCGGATGTGAGAAACACAGGTCATCCCAATTAGAGGCAGTTTCAagctatgttgcgcggactctgCAAAAATGGTGTCGGGTGCgcgtcggatcctccaaaagtagtgcatttttggaggatccgacacgggtgtgGCAACATTTTTagagagtccgcgcaacataggtTTCAGTACCTTGGGTCGATTATccgggtggggtggatgaagtggatgttagcatctggagtcctatgtgacaagaatgtgccaccgatactcaaaggtaagttttataaagcggtggttagaccggccatgatgtatggggctgagtgttggcatgttaagaactcacatatccagaagatgaaagtagcaaaaatgaggatgttgaggtggatgtacgggcacactaggatggataagattaggaatgatgatattcgggagaaggtgggtgtggctcctATTGATGAAAAAATGCGgaaagcgaggctcagatggttcgggcacgtacagaggagaagcccagatgctctgGTAAGGAGATGTGAGCAGCTAACTTTGGAGGGCACGaaaagaggtagagggcggcctaagaagtattggggagaggtgatcaggcaagacatggcgaggcttcagattcccgaggacatggcccttgataggaagctGTGGAGGTcaagtattagggttgtaggttaggaggtagttgaatCTTTCCTTACTTCGTACCTTTGTGAGGCTAGTCTGGTAGGGTTTGTGTCTGAGacagctagtggcaatgttgtgtcttgCTACTCTTTCGTTTCTCATAGTGTCGGGTCTATTTATtggctatcgcttttgctttgcacctatcttcttgttttcatgatattgttatttttcctatgatttctgttggtggtactgatattgtctcttttcgtcttcttgagccgaggggcTTTCGGAAATAGCGtctctactccctcggggtagaggtaagatctgcgtacacactaccctccccagaccccactagtgggattttactgggtcgtcgttgttgttgttgttgttgttgaagttcAACTAGGAAGGTGAAGAATTCCATACTGCTAGATACTTCAAACAATGACAGAAACATCTATAATTCATTTCCTAATATTTCTTGGAGGAATTTAATAGATTTTTACTAAtccgggaaaagaaaagaaacactAAAGCAAATTATGTGTGTTTTACAAAGACTAGCATTCTTTCAAAGAGTCTCAATCACTACCTTCAGAATGTACTGGTTATCTTTTCTGGGGTACTTTTGTATACAAAAGAGTGAGCTTCTAGAAGTAACATTCTTTCAAAATAAAAGAGACCACAAAAACCAAGAAAACTTAAACATACAGAAGTATCTGAAATTGGCATTTGAATTGAAAGAAACTGACTGTAAAAAGTTTGGccaaaaatgaaggaaatgacgcCTGATTCTGCTCAAAAGCAAGTATATTATTCAATAAATGGGAAGAAAAAGGTATTAAAATACCTTcagttttttgttattttttgtctCTGTGTACATTTGAATCTCAATTGCATATACCTCCAACAATTGTGTCCCTTTCTTCTGATCATCAGTGCCATCTTCTTTCTTACAAGATTTGTGGAGCTCTTTCAGAATCTAACAAAGTTGTCAAGTTATGTTCATGAAAACCATAGCAAAATAAAAGCTACAGATACTAATCTGAGCAAGCAAGATACCTTGCTCATTCGTCCATATTCCCCCATGTCAAACCAAATCTGGCAAAGCTTTAGATTCGTCTTGAACCATAACCTCTGTGAAAGAAAGAGTGGGTCGTGAGACCTTAACGAAAGACACAAGAACTTCGAGAGAAACCTGCGAGCTGACTCCTATATGCCAAAAGAGGAATACACTCTGACCTCATTCTTAGCCTCTTCAAGGGCTTTCAGTGTTGTCTGGTAGAACTCCTGCAGAAGGCTGAAGTTCTGACTAGCTGATCCAGAAACAAAATCCATAATACTGTTTATACACTTCTCACTATAGTTCCGTGTCACTGCTGATTTTATGTAGGTCAGCATTTCTCGATAAGCATCCATCATTTCCTTGTACTTCCCTAGCTTATAGTAAAGCTTAACAGTTTGCTTTAAAGCTTTAAATCCCCTGGAAATGATGATAGTTGGTAACAATACAAAAGCAAGTTGTAGCTCTAAAATTCTTAAAAGCTTTAGGAAACCCATTAGTTAAAAGCATAAGGCATGAGACCTGGATAAGAGTCTTACACGAGTTGGATGGGTAAACAATAACCAGCCTTGTAGCATTACAAACATGAGCTATAAGTCTATAACTAGAAATTTTGGATAAGGGATATTAAGCAAATTTGCAATTCCAATTCAGAGAAGAGAACATAAAAAAGACTGCAGTTCAAAAATAAACTAAAGAGACTCCATCTTCATTAGTGATTTAAAATTTGGTGTGTCATATACACACAGAAATGAGAAAAAGAGTGGATAGAAGAAAGACAGGCTTGTGTGATAGGCACATGGCACGAGTTCGAATACTAGTTGGTGAACCAAGCTTGGCATTTAAGTGAAGAAAGGTAGAGGGCAAACCCATTATCGTACGAGCTTCAAACCTAAAATAGTGCATTTCTCGGTcagtaaaaaaaataagaagaagaaatagagGCCTGCTATTTGAATCTGACCTCTTTTTTTAAAActgaggtaagtgattttgactTTCAGGTCATATTAATAGTTGCATGCTGCATAATCAATGAGTTTTTATCAATGCAGCGTTAGATACTTGGGAAAAACTAACTCAGATTTCAGCATCTCCATAATGCACATACTAATGATTGGCCGGGTTTCCCTCCACTTTACTTCACCAGTTTGCAGGTTAATAATAGAAAAGCAACTTTTATTAGAATGCACGTTCCTGATGCCATTTCCTATATATGTAATGGCACATAGGCATCATCACACACCATAATATAACTGATCTCACAAATATATGGTACGCTTGTTAATAATTTTATCTAGCCACCACCCAAGACAGCACGCTGAAAAGGTTACCAGCAATAACTGCAAAATTTAGACATTCAACTCCTTACCACTCTGCCTTCTCAGGTTCCATACGTACTACTTCAGCAAAACCCTCAAGTGCTCCTTCGGGATCAGTTTCGACCAAACCTATGCATGACATCATTGCAAAATATTACTTCAGTGCAGTGTTTAGTATAGTGAAACAGAAGTGGATCAATACAAACAGAAAGTATATCTCTAGGCAGCACTACCAAAAATTACAAGAGGAtgcataacaatacaatacaaagGCAACACTGTTACCTGGTAGTTAGCATCACAAAAGGTACCTTACAACTGAATAAAACTAAAAGGCAGCATTTATCAAATTACCATTACATAAAGTTTGGTTTTGCAGTTACTCAATCTTTATATTGGCTGACTTATCCAAATAAGCAGTGTGATTGTTAGCCAATAGTTAAGAAGCAAA
It encodes the following:
- the LOC107807237 gene encoding COP9 signalosome complex subunit 2, with the translated sequence MGSDADMEDYGFEYSDEEQEEQDVDIENQCYNSKGLVETDPEGALEGFAEVVRMEPEKAEWGFKALKQTVKLYYKLGKYKEMMDAYREMLTYIKSAVTRNYSEKCINSIMDFVSGSASQNFSLLQEFYQTTLKALEEAKNERLWFKTNLKLCQIWFDMGEYGRMSKILKELHKSCKKEDGTDDQKKGTQLLEVYAIEIQMYTETKNNKKLKELYNKALSVKSAIPHPRIMGIIRECGGKMHMAERKWAEAATDFFEAFKNYDEAGNHRRIQCLKYLVLANMLMESEVNPFDGQEAKPYKNDPEILAMTNLIAAYQRNEILEFEKILKSNRRTIMDDPFIRNYIEDLLRNVRTQVLLKLIKPYTRIRIPFISKELNVPEKDVEDLLVSLILDNRIDGHIDQVNRLLERGDRSKGMKKYTAIDKWNTQLRSLYQTVGNRVC